The genomic DNA TTTTCCTGTAACTTCATTTTTTACTTCATCCAATAAATATCCTAAAGATAATCTTGTTGCAACTCTAGCTATTGGATATCCTGTTGCTTTAGAAGCTAAGGCAGAAGATCTTGATACTCTTGGATTTATCTCTATTATTGCATATTCAAATGATTTTGGATTAAGAGCAAATTGAACATTACATCCTCCAATTACTCCAATTTCATTTACTATTTTTATTGCTGAAGTTCTTAACATTTGATACTCTCTATCTGATAATGTTTGAGATGGTGCAACAACTATTGAATCTCCTGTATGAATTCCAACTGGATCGATATTTTCCATATTACATACTGTAATAGTATTTCCATTTGCATCTCTTATTACTTCATATTCTATTTCTTTCCATCCTAAAATAGATTTTTCTATAAGAACTTGTCCTACTCTTGATAATGCTAAACCTTTAGATAATATATCTTCTAATTCTACATCGTTATTAGCAAAACCTCCACCTGTTCCTCCTAATGTATAAGCAGGTCTTACAACAACAGGGTATCCTATTTCATTTGCAACTCTATATCCTTCATCAAGACTTTCAACTATTTTACTTTTTATAATAGGTTCTTCTATTTTTTCCATAGCTTCCCTAAATAGTTCTCTGTCTTCTCCTCTTTTTATAGCCTCAATAGGTGTTCCTATAACTTTAACTCCATATTTTTCTAATATTCCTTTTTCATATAGCTCAACTGCCATATTAAGAGCTGTTTGTCCACCCATTCCAGCAAGTATTGAATCTGGTCTTTCTTTAGCTATAATTTTCTCTACAAATTCAAGTGTAATTGGTTCTATATATATTCTATCAGCAACAGCTGTATCTGTCATAATTGTAGCAGGATTTGAGTTTACTAATACAACCTCTATTCCTTCTTTTTTCAAAGTTTCACAAGCTTGTGTTCCTGAATAGTCAAACTCTGCTGCTTGTCCTATAATAATTGGTCCTGATCCTATAACAAGTGTCTTTTTAATAGATTTATCTAACATATTTTTTTCCTCCTCAAATTTTAACTACTCAAATCTGTGATTATTTTTCTTTAACTACTTTTAAAAACTCATCAAATAAATAATCTGAATCTTTTGGTCCAGGCCATGCTTCTGGGTGATATTGAACACACATAATTCTTAAATCTTTACTTCTCATTCCTTCTATAGAATTATCATTTAAACTTACGTGAGTAACTGTCATGCACTCAGGAACTTTATCAACTACATAACCATGATTTTGTGAAGTTATAAATATTTTATTTTTCTCAAGGTCTTTTACTGGATGATTACATCCTCTATGTCCATATTTTAACTTAGTTGTAGTTCCACCTAATGTCCAAGCCAACAATTGATGTCCTAAACAAATTCCAACAATTGGAAGTTTTCCTACTAATTTTTTTATTTCATTTATTACACCAGTTAGATTTGCGGGATCTCCAGGTCCATTTGATAAAAATACTCCATCTAAGTTGTATTTTAACATCTCTTCAGCAGTTGTATTCCATGGGAAAACAACCATATGGCACCCTCTTCTTTTAAAAGATCTTAATATATTTCTTTTTATTCCAAAATCCATTACACCAAGTCTTATTCCATCACCTGGTATTTCATATATTTTTGGTGTACTTACAATGCTTACAGCATCCTTATTGTCATATTTTCCAAAACGTTCCATAATCTCTTTTTCTGTAAGATCGTCACTAGTGATAATAGCTTTCATAGCTCCTTGTTCTCTTATTATCTTAGTTAGTTCTCTTGTGTCAACACCTTTAAATGCTACAATTTTATTTTGTCTTAAAAAACCATCTAAAGTCATTTCACATCTAAAGTTATTAGGTAGTTTCGCATCTTCTTTTATTACAAAACCTTTCATATGAATTTTGTCTGATTCCATATCTTCAAGGTTAATTCCATAATTTCCAATCATAGGATATGTCATAACTACTATTTGTCCACAATATGACGGATCAGTTAGCACCTCCTGATAACCTGTCATTCCTGTATTAAATACCAATTCTCCAACAGTTTCGCTTAGTTCTCCAAATATCTTCCCCTCAAAGCTCATACCATTTTCTAAAATAAGTTTTCCTTTCACTTTGACCTCCTAGAATTTTAAATACTCAAATTTCATTCAAATTTTATTCAAAAAAAAAGATACAACCGACTGGTCATATCTTTTTGAAAAAAATATAAATTTTAAATTAAATACACAATCAAAATAAAAATCAAAAAAGGGAAGCGAAATGTTTTTTAATAAATAATCAATGTACTTACACAGTAATCTATCTCTCATCTCGATCCCTCCTAAATCCTCTTTTTTTACACTAAGAGATATTATAACCACTTTTTTATATTCTGTCAATACTTTTTTAGAACAATATTTTTTTATACACTTGACGAAATGAAATTTATGTGCTAATAAAGTATTAGATAAACATAAAATTTCTCTTATTTTTATTAAAATTTCAATATGTAAAAAGGAGGACTATGAATCAACTGTACTTTAAAAGAATCATTGAAAAAATTAACTACAACTTTATTCCAGTATATTATACAAAGGATAATTCAATTATGGGATATAAAATTATCAAAGACTTTAGCCCAGTTGGTTTTAATGATAAAGATTTTATGTACCAGATGGCTTTTGAAGAAGGAGTTTTTGAAGAGTTTATTCTTGAATTATTAGAAAAAGCATACAAAATTGCAAAAGAAAAAAACTTAGATAAATTCTATCTTTTTTATACACTACGCATGAATTATATCACTGATATAAAAGAGTTCTTTAATAAAATTAAGCATATTATTGATGATCTAAACCTTAATCATGACAATGTGATTTTTGATATAAAACATATAAAAAATTGGTATTCATTCTATCAAAAAATAGAAAATAGCTACCATTACAAAACTATTCTAAAAGAAAATCGTAATGAACGATTCAATATAGTTGCTATTGAAGATGCAAAGCCAGATATTTTAGAGTTTCGTGTTATAAAACATTATTTAGAATTAAAAGACTCACTTCCTAACACTACCAAATTAACTTTTAATCTAGCTCACAATCATGGAACTACAGTCAAAGATTTAAGAAATATGAATATTGATTTTTATTATACCTATAAGTAAAAGGGCTATTGCATTTGCAACAGCCCTTTTTATCTTTATTTTTCAACCCATTGTTTTATTTCATCTCTTGATTCTTTTACTATCTCATCATAAGTTTTTCCTTCAGGCTTAACGGCATTAAAAAACTTGATTTGAACTTTAGATGGTCTAGGAATAGTCTTCCCAGTTGGAAATGCTTCGTAGGCACCTTTAATTCCAAATGGAACAACTTCTACATCTAATTCTTTGGATAAAATTGCAAAAGTCTTTTTAAAATCAAGCATTTTACCATCACGAGTTCTTGCTCCTTCTGGGAAAATTACAAGATTTTTACCATTCCTTAAAATTTTAGCTGATGTTTGCAACATCTCACCTAAATTTTTATTAATATCTACTAAAATAACATTTGAATGAGCTGCTAAAAATTTCATATACCCTTTACTAAAATGTTTTACTTTAGCTACTGTATATGAATTTTGTAAATATCTAAAGGGTAAAACATGCCCAAATATAAAGCCATCTAAGAGACTTTGATGATTTCCAACAAAAATAACAGGTTTATTTTTAGGAATA from Fusobacterium hominis includes the following:
- a CDS encoding carbamoyl phosphate synthase small subunit — its product is MKGKLILENGMSFEGKIFGELSETVGELVFNTGMTGYQEVLTDPSYCGQIVVMTYPMIGNYGINLEDMESDKIHMKGFVIKEDAKLPNNFRCEMTLDGFLRQNKIVAFKGVDTRELTKIIREQGAMKAIITSDDLTEKEIMERFGKYDNKDAVSIVSTPKIYEIPGDGIRLGVMDFGIKRNILRSFKRRGCHMVVFPWNTTAEEMLKYNLDGVFLSNGPGDPANLTGVINEIKKLVGKLPIVGICLGHQLLAWTLGGTTTKLKYGHRGCNHPVKDLEKNKIFITSQNHGYVVDKVPECMTVTHVSLNDNSIEGMRSKDLRIMCVQYHPEAWPGPKDSDYLFDEFLKVVKEK